Proteins found in one Miscanthus floridulus cultivar M001 chromosome 4, ASM1932011v1, whole genome shotgun sequence genomic segment:
- the LOC136549484 gene encoding protein SEEDLING PLASTID DEVELOPMENT 1-like, giving the protein MLRALNPSPSPSPLRARPACRASPRRRARGSWARPRAAAVPQQQPPVRRPSGDRLCAPSRGAAAQLPAPDATAAAAPGARGELEAFLEVVPARMLRGLALHQEVRDLVEVVMDLGRRPIARFPSGDWVISDQVVTADDLRQAVAKVGDFSEDNRSGINHSLHRISAIRNRKAQIIGLTCRVGRAISGSAEMIRDLVVSGGSILVIGPPGVGKTTLIREIARILADEGKKRVIIVDTSNEIGGDGDVPHSGIGCARRMQVPKVTMQHNVMIEAVENHMPEVIVIDEIGTELEAMAASTIAQRGVQLVGTAHGVTIESIIKNPCLQMLVGGIESVTLGDEEAKKRKVQKTILERKGPPTFSCAVEMISKTECRVHHKLDATVDAILAGKPPKFEARKMHNKSTESEMPLVIPDREYEIESLPLYREDMVTKSISSESDLSEHFAASRQTKIKSMPSDDNFGDDFVYRRKAKGKKSVPGKSLVRVYTYQISEADILQVATVMGFDNELDVTDDIGAADVILASSSEMKQNPWIHNVAKYHKLPIFVVKTNTMAQIVKAIRMIVGRDNRSSSKQPKVMEGEIEIEDDAPIRKPSLEEIDALEEAWLAIEYIVIPGGEPVELLPRCSEIVARQLELVESYQLLAETFGSDSNSRLQILPVKITKKGSSKDNGVSKPTKQTGSDLIVSENGGGSSFSRLPFLPK; this is encoded by the exons ATGCTCCGGGCGCTCaacccgtccccgtccccgtccccgctccGCGCGCGCCCGGCGTGCCGCGCCTcgccgcggcggcgcgcgcgggggAGCTGGGCGCGCCCCCGCGCCGCGGCGGTCCCTCAGCAGCAGCCGCCCGTGCGCCGGCCCTCCGGGGACCGGCTGTGCGCGCCGTCACGGGGCGCCGCCGCCCAGCTGCCCGCGCCTGATgcgaccgcggcggcggcgcccggggCGCGGGGCGAGCTGGAGGCGTTCCTGGAGGTGGTGCCCGCGAGGATGCTGCGCGGGCTGGCGCTGCACCAGGAGGTGCGGGACCTCGTCGAGGTCGTCATGGACCTCGGCCGCCGCCCCATCGCGCGGTTCCCGTCCGGGGACTGGGTCATCTCCGACCAGGTCGTCACTGCCGATGACCTCCGCCAGGCCGTCGCCAAG GTAGGTGACTTCTCCGAGGACAACCGATCTGGGATCAATCACTCGTTGCACCGGATCAGCGCTATCAGGAACCGGAAAGCGCAAATCATAGGGCTCACTTGCCGTGTCGGTCGAGCTATATCTGGCAGTGCAGAGATGATCCGTGACCTAGTGGTGAGCGGTGGTTCAATATTAGTGATTGGACCTCCTGGAGTTGGGAAAACCACTCTGATCAG GGAAATAGCTAGAATTTTGGCAGATGAAGGTAAGAAACGCGTGATCATAGTGGACACATCTAATGAAATAGGAGGTGATGGGGATGTACCTCACTCTGGCATTGGATGTGCTAGGAGAATGCAAGTTCCCAAAGTTACTATGCAGCACAAC GTAATGATTGAAGCAGTTGAAAATCACATGCCAGAAGTAATTGTTATCGATGAGATTGGTACAGAACTTGAGGCAATGGCAGCTAGCACTATTGCTCAGAGAGGTGTTCAACTAGTTGGAACTGCTCACGGGGTGACAATCGAGAGCATAATTAAAAATCCTTGTTTGCAAATGCTCGTTGGTGGTATTGAG AGTGTGACTCTTGGTGACGAGGAAGCAAAAAAGCGGAAAGTCCAGAAAACCATTCTCGAGAGAAAAGGACCCCCTACATTTTCATGCGCTGTTGAGATGATATCCAAAACTGAATGTCGAGTCCATCACAAGTTAGATGCCACAGTGGATGCTATTCTTGCAG GGAAGCCACCTAAGTTTGAAGCTCGCAAGATGCATAATAAGTCTACGGAATCAGAAATGCCGTTGGTGATACCTGATAGAGAGTATGAAATAGAATCACTGCCACTATATCGGGAAGATATGGTCACCAAGTCAATATCATCAGAAAGCGACTTAAGTGAGCATTTTGCTGCCTCCAGGCAAACAAAAATCAAGAGTATGCCATCGGATGATAATTTTGGTGATGATTTTGTTTACAGAAGGAAAGCAAAAGGGAAGAAATCTGTGCCTGGAAAGTCTCTAGTCCGTGTATACACATACCAG ATATCAGAAGCTGATATATTGCAAGTAGCAACAGTGATGGGATTTGATAATGAACTAGATGTAACAGATGACATCGGAGCAGCCGATGTGATTCTTGCATCAAGTTCTGAAATGAAGCAGAATCCTTGGATTCACAATGTTGCCAAATACCACAAGCTTCCCATATTTGTTGTTAAG ACTAATACGATGGCTCAAATAGTTAAGGCTATCAGAATGATTGTTGGAAGGGACAACAGATCATCAAGTAAGCAACCTAAGGTTATGGAGGGCGAGATAGAGATTGAGGATGATGCTCCGATACGTAAGCCATCTTTGGAGGAAATTGATGCTTTGGAG GAGGCTTGGCTTGCAATCGAGTACATTGTTATTCCAGGCGGGGAGCCGGTTGAGCTCCTCCCAAGATGTTCAGAAATAGTTGCTCGGCAGCTGGAGCTCGTAGAGAGCTACCAGTTACTTGCTGAAACCTTTGGAAGTGACTCCAATTCAAGGTTACAGATTCTCCCCGTGAAAATAACCAAGAAGGGTTCTAGTAAAGACAATGGAGTATCAAAGCCCACTAAGCAAACCGGATCAGATTTGATCGTCAGTGAGAATGGCGGCGGCTCAAGTTTTTCTCGGCTGCCCTTTCTGCCAAAGTGA
- the LOC136551049 gene encoding SEC12-like protein 1: MAGGGGGEASAAGGGKVACAAWIRRREEKAAAARVFAAYGRAAGAAGSPPALEVLGFDAKECSLSPEPLARAVLGEHAPRGIAVHPAGDELVCATATGCRLFKLIFEEFTVRIIPRDAPPLESVGPQKCLAFSTDGAKFAIGGEDGHLRIFHWPSMNVLLDEPKAHKSFRDMDISLDSEFLVSTSTDGSARIWKIDEGAPLVNLTRSSDEKIECCRFSRDGMKPFLFCTVAKGSKVVTVVWNISDWKRIGYKRLLGKPISTLSVSLDGKYLALGSHDGDFCAVDVKKMEVSHWSKKVHLGSPVTSIEFCPTERVVISTSDQWGAELTKLNVPADWKEWQVWLVLLALFLASAILFYVFYERSDTFWNFPMGRHQPAKPWNVLKESPPVPEDQNPW, from the exons atggccggcggcggcggcggcgaggcttcGGCGGCGGGAGGCGGGAAGGTGGCGTGCGCGGCGTGGATCCGGCGCCGGGaggagaaggcggcggcggcgcgggtgtTCGCGGCGTACGGCCGGGCGGCGGGGGCGGCCGGCTCCCCGCCCGCGCTTGAGGTGCTCGGCTTCGACGCCAAGGAGTGCTCCCTCTCCCCCGAGCCCCTG GCGAGGGCCGTGCTCGGGGAGCACGCGCCGCGCGGCATCGCGGTGCACCCCGCCGGCGACGAGCTCGTCTGCGCCACCGCCACGGGCTGCAG GTTATTCAAACTGATATTTGAAGAGTTCACAGTACGCATTATTCCAAGAGATGCTCCTCCACTAGAATCTGTTGGACCTCAAAAGTGTCTTGCTTTCAGCACAGACGGTGCCAAATTTGCCATAGGTGGAGAG GATGGACATCTCAGAATATTCCATTGGCCAAGCATGAATGTGCTTTTGGATGAACCCAAAGCTCATAAATCCTTCCGAGACATGGATATCAG CTTAGACTCTGAGTTCTTAGTTTCAACATCCACTGATGGATCTGCAAGAATATGGAAGATAGATGAGGGTGCACCGCTGGTCAATTTGACTCGATCCTCG GATGAGAAGATTGAGTGTTGCCGCTTTTCTAGGGATGGCATGAAACCATTCCTGTTTTGCACTGTTGCAAAAG GTTCCAAAGTTGTTACTGTTGTCTGGAACATAAGCGATTGGAAGAGAATTGGGTACAAAAGACTTCTGGGAAAGCCTATCTCTACACTTTCAGTTAGCTTGGATGGGAAGTATCTGGCATT AGGAAGCCATGATGGTGACTTCTGTGCTGTTGATGTAAAGAAAATGGAAGTTTCTCACTGGAGCAAGAAAGTTCATCTTGGTTCCCCAGTCACCTCCATTGAGTTTTGTCCTACTGAAAG GGTTGTAATCTCCACATCGGATCAATGGGGAGCAGAGCTGACGAAACTGAACGTGCCTGCTGACTGGAAAG AATGGCAGGTCTGGCTCGTACTCCTGGCACTCTTCCTAGCATCCGCCATCCTGTTCTACGTGTTCTACGAGCGCTCGGACACATTCTGGAACTTTCCCATGGGGCGACACCAGCCGGCGAAGCCATGGAACGTGCTCAAGGAGTCTCCTCCGGTCCCCGAGGACCAGAATCCATGGTGA